The proteins below are encoded in one region of Coffea arabica cultivar ET-39 chromosome 4c, Coffea Arabica ET-39 HiFi, whole genome shotgun sequence:
- the LOC113739691 gene encoding ATP-dependent Clp protease ATP-binding subunit ClpA homolog CD4B, chloroplastic — MARAIVQSTNVSSLVAPGRYGQFKGSGKNKRAVMMLCSLHVAPLRMRGFSGLRTSNALDMMVKTGQSLHSKVAIATSSRRGRGSRMAPRAMFERFTEKAIKVIMLAQEEARRLGHNFVGTEQILLGLIGEGTGIAAKVLKSMGINLKDARVEVEKIIGRGSGFVAVEIPFTPRAKRVLELSLEEARQLGHNYIGSEHLLLGLLREGEGVAARVLENLGADPSNIRTQVIRMVGESAEAVAAGLGGGSSSNKMPTLEEYGTNLTKMAEEGKLDPVVGRQEQIERVTQILGRRTKNNPCLIGEPGVGKTAIAEGLAQRIANGDVPETIEGKKVITLDMGLLVAGTKYRGEFEERLKKLMEEIKQSDEIILFIDEVHTLIGAGAAEGAIDAANILKPALARGELQCIGATTLDEYRKHIEKDPALERRFQPVKVPEPTVDETIQILKGLRERYEIHHKLRYTDEALVSAAQLSYQYISDRFLPDKAIDLVDEAGSRVRLRHAQLPEEARELEKELRQITKEKNEAVRGQDFEKAGELRDREMDLKAQISALVDKSKEMSKAETEAGDGGPLVTEVDIQHIVSSWTGIPVEKVSTDESDRLLKMEETLHTRVIGQDEAVKAISRAIRRARVGLKNPNRPIASFIFSGPTGVGKSELAKALAAYYFGSEDAMIRLDMSEFMERHTVSKLIGSPPGYVGYTEGGQLTEAVRRRPYTVVLFDEIEKAHPDVFNMMLQILEDGRLTDSKGRTVDFKNTLLIMTSNVGSSVIEKGGRRIGFDLDYDEKDSSYNRIKSLVTEELKQYFRPEFLNRLDEMIVFRQLTKLEVKDIADIMLKEVFDRLKKKEIELQVTERFRDRVVEEGYNPSYGARPLRRAIMRLLEDSLAEKMLAREIKEGDSVIVDVDSDGNVTVLNGTSGAPPESLPEPIAV, encoded by the exons ATGGCTAGAGCAATAGTGCAGTCTACTAATGTGTCATCTTTGGTTGCTCCTGGAAGATATGGCCAGTTTAAAGGTTCCGGTAAAAACAAAAGAGCAGTTATGATGCTCTGCAGTTTACATGTTGCACCTCTTAGGATGAGGGGTTTCTCAGGATTGCGGACATCCAATGCTTTGGATATGATGGTTAAAACCGGGCAGAGCTTACATTCAAAAGTGGCCATTGCTACGTCTAGTAGGCGAGGAAGGGGTAGCCGGATGGCACCAAGGGCAATGTTTGAGCGGTTCACCGAGAAAGCAATTAAAGTGATAATGCTTGCGCAAGAGGAGGCCAGACGGTTAGGCCATAATTTTGTAGGCACTGAGCAGATTTTATTGGGTCTTATTGGTGAGGGTACGGGTATTGCTGCAAAGGTCCTAAAATCGATGGGCATTAATTTAAAAGATGCACGTGTGGAAGTTGAAAAGATAATTGGAAGGGGTAGTGGATTCGTGGCTGTGGAGATCCCCTTTACTCCGCGTGCAAAGCGAGTGTTGGAGCTCTCACTGGAGGAGGCCCGCCAACTTG GCCATAACTATATTGGGTCTGAGCACCTATTGCTGGGTTTGCTGCGTGAGGGTGAAGGTGTAGCAGCACGTGTTCTCGAGAACTTGGGTGCTGACCCAAGTAACATTCGCACACAG GTCATTAGAATGGTGGGTGAGAGCGCAGAAGCTGTTGCTGCTGGTCTTGGAGGTGGGAGTTCCAGCAACAAAATGCCTACTCTTGAGGAGTATGGGACAAATTTGACAAAGATGGCTGAGGAG GGCAAACTGGATCCTGTTGTTGGAAGGCAGGAGCAAATTGAACGTGTTACTCAAATTTTGGGTCGAAGGACAAAGAATAACCCCTGCCTTATTGGAGAGCCTGGTGTGGGGAAAACAGCTATTGCAGAGGGCCTTGCTCAACGGATTGCAAATGGTGATGTACCTGAGACAATAGAAGggaagaag GTTATCACTTTGGACATGGGACTCCTAGTGGCTGGAACAAAATATCGAGGAGAGTTTGAGGAAAGGCTGAAGAAATTGATGGAGGAGATTAAACAAAGTGATGAAATCATACTTTTCATTGATGAAGTGCACACACTCATTGGAGCTGGAGCAGCAGAGGGGGCAATTGATGCTGCAAACATTTTAAAACCTGCTCTAGCTCGTGGTGAACTACAG TGTATTGGAGCTACAACACTTGATGAATACAGAAAGCACATTGAGAAAGATCCTGCATTGGAGAGGCGTTTCCAACCAGTCAAGGTACCTGAACCCACAGTGGATGAAACTATTCAGATTTTGAAGGGGCTTAGGGAGCGATATGAGATCCATCACAAGCTTCGTTACACTGATGAGGCCTTAGTTTCGGCAGCCCAGCTTTCATACCAATATATAAG TGACCGCTTTTTGCCTGATAAAGCGATTGACTTGGTTGATGAGGCGGGTTCTCGTGTTCGACTTCGTCATGCTCAG cTTCCTGAGGAAGCTAGAGAGCTTGAGAAAGAACTTAGACAGATTACGAAGGAGAAGAATGAGGCTGTCCGCGGTCAGGACTTTGAGAAG GCTGGTGAGTTACGTGACAGAGAAATGGATCTTAAGGCTCAGATTTCGGCTCTCGTAGACAAAAGTAAGGAGATGAGCAAGGCAGAGACTGAGGCAGGGGATGGTGGTCCTCTTGTGACAGAAGTGGACATTCAGCACATTGTCTCTTCATGGACTGGAATACCTGTCGAGAAGGTGTCAACTGATGAGTCAGATCGCCTCCTCAAGATGGAAGAGACACTACACACACGGGTCATTGGTCAAGACGAAGCTGTTAAAGCCATTAGCCGTGCCATTCGTCGTGCTCGTGTTGGACTCAAGAATCCCAACCGACCAATTGCTAGTTTCATCTTTTCTGGTCCTACTGGGGTGGGGAAGTCAGAACTAGCAAAAGCCCTGGCTGCTTACTACTTTGGTTCTGAGGACGCTATGATCAGGCTTGATATGAGTGAGTTCATGGAGAGACACACAGTTTCCAAGCTTATTGGTTCACCTCCTGGATATGTTGGTTACACTGAAGGTGGTCAGCTGACTGAGGCTGTGCGTCGTCGCCCATATACTGTTGTGTTGTTTGATGAAATTGAGAAGGCTCATCCTGATGTTTTCAACATGATGCTTCAAATTCTTGAAGATGGAAGGTTGACAGACAGTAAAGGCAGAACTGTTGACTTTAAGAACACCCTTCTGATTATGACATCCAATGTTGGAAGTAGTGTGATTGAGAAGGGTGGCCGACGCATAGGTTTTGATTTAGATTATGATGAGAAAGATAGTAGTTACAACAGAATTAAAAGCTTGGTAACGGAGGAGTTAAAACAATATTTCAGGCCAGAATTTCTGAATAGATTGGATGAGATGATAGTTTTCCGGCAGCTTACTAAGCTGGAAGTGAAGGACATAGCCGACATTATGTTAAAGGAGGTCTTTGACAGgttgaagaaaaaggaaatagagCTTCAGGTTACAGAGAGGTTTAGAGATAGAGTTGTCGAGGAAGGTTACAACCCAAGCTATGGAGCAAGGCCACTAAGAAGGGCAATCATGAGACTCTTGGAGGATAGCCTAGCTGAGAAGATGCTTGCGCGTGAGATTAAAGAAGGAGATTCAGTTATTGTCGATGTGGATTCAGATGGCAATGTTACCGTTCTCAATGGCACCAGTGGTGCTCCACCAGAGTCATTGCCAGAGCCAATTGCTGTGTAG
- the LOC113739692 gene encoding dual specificity protein phosphatase PHS1 isoform X3, producing MLDIESSSFSWNMLSSLHHTEHGSGTTEQSEDEMNKAVEVTVNSGGVVFFALFNQPENDESSFKEAAAVIKIASSRMATQSERLGYEFAKWLGVRTPQARVIHHCSSEWLQIKEAAEKAKDAAISEGDEAGEITCSELLEALELSRCLLLMNYIHGSPLLESSNAFESREAAEKIAAALGRVLMLDLVIRNEDRLPCRSLRWRGNSANLLLADKIATANMDALEVAFDSAINRYRPKVIRALQKERRATSVDSRLTPPNSVLVSQSSDISDITESPISSNVGIKIQTSTEITGPHFHIVAIDSGVPRRPPAGKRANDQENYPKLVELLINSPEYASNLLYELSAGRIGCPPEDSDAMTGSSLTDPTSVIHAFRSGFRAALRDLQGFHIFLLTLHQKLDTLLRTFINITNKASGDLDQEDFMVPQSPSQAGGVGFHLPSPSSKERSASESNSDLNEYESHNTASKSSGCRDSPDSAPPHLRDGWHGKSSKGGGEPIHSLRLTSKLRDFHKFAKVDVELNKELEQWNEMLRNDTIKLCQENNFNTGFFEGSDTNCVVDAYELKVRLEHILERISLISDAANTEKPSPISGSLYIGGALAARSLYTLQHLGITHILCLCANEIGQSDSQFPELFEYKNFSVCDNEDTLINDIFEEAHDFIDHVEQTGGKVLVHCFEGKSRSATLVLAYLMLRKNYTLLEAWNALKRVHRRAQPNDGFAKVLLDLDLKLHGKVSMEWQQRKPTMKVCPICGKNAGLSSSSLKLHLQKSHKKLSSGSVDSAMTMEIQKALDALKISRGGSVSPTERQSRSMIDELEH from the exons ATGTTGGATATTGAATCAAGCTCTTTTTCGTGGAACATGCTTTCTTCACTTCATCACACTGAACATGGTAGTGGTACTACTGAACAATCGGAGGATGAAATGAATAAAGCAGTAGAG GTCACTGTAAATTCTGGGGGAGTAGTCTTTTTTGCACTGTTCAACcaacctgaaaatgatgaatcttcTTTCAAAGAGGCTGCAGCTGTTATAAAGATAGCATCTTCTAGGATGGCCACTCAATCGGAACGCCTTGGCTATGAATTTGCAAAGTGGCTAGGTGTTCGAACTCCACAA GCCAGAGTTATTCACCATTGTAGTTCTGAGTGGCTACAGATCAAGGAAGCTGCAGAAAAAGCAAAAGATGCTGCAATTTCCGAAGGAGATGAAGCTGGTGAAATTACGTGTTCAGAGCTACTAGAAGCTCTTGAACTCAGTCGATGCCTTTTGCTAATGAA TTACATACATGGTTCTCCTCTGTTAGAAAGCTCTAATGCTTTTGAGTCACGAGAGGCTGCAGAAAAAATAGCAGCAGCCCTTGGCAGGGTTTTGATGTTGGACCTTGTCATAAGAAATGAAGACCGACTTCCTTGTCGTAGTCTTCGGTGGCGTGGAAATTCCGCAAACTTGTTGTTGGCTGATAAAATAGCTACTGCAAACATGGATGCGCTGGAGGTCGCATTTGATTCTGCAATTAATAGATATCGTCCAAAAGTCATCCGAGCACTTCAGAAAGAAAGAAGGGCAACTTCAGTGGATAGTAGGTTGACTCCTCCTAATTCAGTACTGGTGTCGCAGAGTTCTGATATTTCTGATATCACTGAATCTCCAATATCTAGCAATGTCGGTATCAAAATTCAAACATCAACTGAAATAACTGGTCCCCATTTTCATATTGTGGCCATAGACTCTGGGGTTCCTCGTAGGCCCCCTGCTGGAAAACGTGCAAATGATCAAGAAAATTATCCTAAGTTGGTTGAGCTCCTCATCAACAGTCCTGAATATGCCTCAAATCTCTTATATGAATTAAGTGCTGGGAGGATTGGTTGTCCGCCGGAAGATTCTGATGCAATGACTGGTTCAAGTTTGACTGACCCGACTTCAGTTATTCATGCATTCAGGAGTGGGTTCCGTGCAGCTCTGAGAGACTTGCAAGGATTTCATATTTTCCTACTCACCCTTCACCAAAAACTAGATACTCTGTTGCGAACATTCATTAATATCACAAACAAAGCTTCGGGGGATTTGGACCAAGAAGATTTTATGGTTCCTCAATCACCATCACAGGCTGGTGGAGTTGGCTTTCATTTGCCTTCTCCATCAAGCAAGGAACGAAGTGCAAGCGAGAGCAATTCTGATCTAAATGAGTATGAATCACACAACACAGCTTCTAAATCTTCAGGATGTAGAGATAGCCCAGATTCTGCCCCTCCTCATTTACGTGATGGTTGGCATGGAAAGTCCAGCAAAGGGGGTGGGGAACCCATACACAGCCTGCGTTTGACGTCAAAGCTCCGTGACTTTCACAAATTTGCTAAG GTTGATGTGGAATTAAACAAGGAATTAGAACAGTGGAATGAAATGCTAAGAAATGACACCATAAAATTGTGCCAGGAGAACAATTTTAATACAGGATTCTTTGAGGGTAGTGATACTAATTGTGTTGTTGATGCTTATGAGCTGAAG GTCAGGCTTGAACACATTCTTGAGAGGATATCATTGATATCAGATGCTGCAAACACAGAAAAACCATCTCCAATTTCAGGCAGCCTGTACATAGGTGGGGCCCTTGCTGCAAGATCGTTGTACACTCTGCAACATTTAGGAATTACACACATCTTGTGCTTGTGTGCTAATGAAATTGGACAGTCAGATTCTCAGTTCCCTGAGTTATTTGAGTACAAAAATTTTTCT GTCTGCGACAATGAAGATACACTGATCAATGATATCTTCGAAGAAGCACATGATTTTATTGATCATGTTGAACAAACGGGTGGAAAGGTTTTGGTTCATTGCTTTGAAGGCAAAAGCAGGAGTGCTACTCTAGTTCTTGCTTACCTTATGCTCAGGAA AAACTACACTTTACTGGAAGCTTGGAATGCCTTGAAACGAGTGCACCGTCGAGCCCAACCTAATGATGGATTTGCAAAGGTTCTTTTGGACCTAGATTTGAAACTGCATGGTAAAGTTTCAATGGAATGGCAACAACGAAAACCAACAATGAAGGTTTGCCCCATATGCGGCAAGAACGCTGGCTTGAGCAGTAGCTCACTGAAGCTTCATTTGCAGAAGTCACACAAGAAACTTTCATCTGGGAGTGTAGACAGTGCCATGACAATGGAAATACAGAAAGCACTGGATGCACTGAAGATTAGTCGAGGTGGAAGTGTCAGCCCCACAGAAAGGCAATCGCGGTCTATGATAGATGAGTTGGAGCACTGA
- the LOC113739692 gene encoding dual specificity protein phosphatase PHS1 isoform X1 → MLGDITAGPAYRFAQWLELVRKRSGKYRSSGFPHRQHRADIMPLSSGESKSDVRSSPPEQATEVSLWERLGKAAMLDIESSSFSWNMLSSLHHTEHGSGTTEQSEDEMNKAVEVTVNSGGVVFFALFNQPENDESSFKEAAAVIKIASSRMATQSERLGYEFAKWLGVRTPQARVIHHCSSEWLQIKEAAEKAKDAAISEGDEAGEITCSELLEALELSRCLLLMNYIHGSPLLESSNAFESREAAEKIAAALGRVLMLDLVIRNEDRLPCRSLRWRGNSANLLLADKIATANMDALEVAFDSAINRYRPKVIRALQKERRATSVDSRLTPPNSVLVSQSSDISDITESPISSNVGIKIQTSTEITGPHFHIVAIDSGVPRRPPAGKRANDQENYPKLVELLINSPEYASNLLYELSAGRIGCPPEDSDAMTGSSLTDPTSVIHAFRSGFRAALRDLQGFHIFLLTLHQKLDTLLRTFINITNKASGDLDQEDFMVPQSPSQAGGVGFHLPSPSSKERSASESNSDLNEYESHNTASKSSGCRDSPDSAPPHLRDGWHGKSSKGGGEPIHSLRLTSKLRDFHKFAKVDVELNKELEQWNEMLRNDTIKLCQENNFNTGFFEGSDTNCVVDAYELKVRLEHILERISLISDAANTEKPSPISGSLYIGGALAARSLYTLQHLGITHILCLCANEIGQSDSQFPELFEYKNFSVCDNEDTLINDIFEEAHDFIDHVEQTGGKVLVHCFEGKSRSATLVLAYLMLRKNYTLLEAWNALKRVHRRAQPNDGFAKVLLDLDLKLHGKVSMEWQQRKPTMKVCPICGKNAGLSSSSLKLHLQKSHKKLSSGSVDSAMTMEIQKALDALKISRGGSVSPTERQSRSMIDELEH, encoded by the exons ATGCTGGGGGACATCACAGCGGGGCCAGCATACCGGTTTGCGCAATGGCTTGAGCTTGTTCGCAAGCGGAGCGGGAAGTACCGGTCCTCGGGGTTCCCACACAGACAGCACAGAGCAGATATTATGCCCTTGAG TTCAGGAGAGTCAAAGTCTGATGTTAGAAGTTCTCCTCCTGAGCAAGCTACCGAAGTAAGTTTGTGGGAAAGACTTGGCAAGGCTGCCATGTTGGATATTGAATCAAGCTCTTTTTCGTGGAACATGCTTTCTTCACTTCATCACACTGAACATGGTAGTGGTACTACTGAACAATCGGAGGATGAAATGAATAAAGCAGTAGAG GTCACTGTAAATTCTGGGGGAGTAGTCTTTTTTGCACTGTTCAACcaacctgaaaatgatgaatcttcTTTCAAAGAGGCTGCAGCTGTTATAAAGATAGCATCTTCTAGGATGGCCACTCAATCGGAACGCCTTGGCTATGAATTTGCAAAGTGGCTAGGTGTTCGAACTCCACAA GCCAGAGTTATTCACCATTGTAGTTCTGAGTGGCTACAGATCAAGGAAGCTGCAGAAAAAGCAAAAGATGCTGCAATTTCCGAAGGAGATGAAGCTGGTGAAATTACGTGTTCAGAGCTACTAGAAGCTCTTGAACTCAGTCGATGCCTTTTGCTAATGAA TTACATACATGGTTCTCCTCTGTTAGAAAGCTCTAATGCTTTTGAGTCACGAGAGGCTGCAGAAAAAATAGCAGCAGCCCTTGGCAGGGTTTTGATGTTGGACCTTGTCATAAGAAATGAAGACCGACTTCCTTGTCGTAGTCTTCGGTGGCGTGGAAATTCCGCAAACTTGTTGTTGGCTGATAAAATAGCTACTGCAAACATGGATGCGCTGGAGGTCGCATTTGATTCTGCAATTAATAGATATCGTCCAAAAGTCATCCGAGCACTTCAGAAAGAAAGAAGGGCAACTTCAGTGGATAGTAGGTTGACTCCTCCTAATTCAGTACTGGTGTCGCAGAGTTCTGATATTTCTGATATCACTGAATCTCCAATATCTAGCAATGTCGGTATCAAAATTCAAACATCAACTGAAATAACTGGTCCCCATTTTCATATTGTGGCCATAGACTCTGGGGTTCCTCGTAGGCCCCCTGCTGGAAAACGTGCAAATGATCAAGAAAATTATCCTAAGTTGGTTGAGCTCCTCATCAACAGTCCTGAATATGCCTCAAATCTCTTATATGAATTAAGTGCTGGGAGGATTGGTTGTCCGCCGGAAGATTCTGATGCAATGACTGGTTCAAGTTTGACTGACCCGACTTCAGTTATTCATGCATTCAGGAGTGGGTTCCGTGCAGCTCTGAGAGACTTGCAAGGATTTCATATTTTCCTACTCACCCTTCACCAAAAACTAGATACTCTGTTGCGAACATTCATTAATATCACAAACAAAGCTTCGGGGGATTTGGACCAAGAAGATTTTATGGTTCCTCAATCACCATCACAGGCTGGTGGAGTTGGCTTTCATTTGCCTTCTCCATCAAGCAAGGAACGAAGTGCAAGCGAGAGCAATTCTGATCTAAATGAGTATGAATCACACAACACAGCTTCTAAATCTTCAGGATGTAGAGATAGCCCAGATTCTGCCCCTCCTCATTTACGTGATGGTTGGCATGGAAAGTCCAGCAAAGGGGGTGGGGAACCCATACACAGCCTGCGTTTGACGTCAAAGCTCCGTGACTTTCACAAATTTGCTAAG GTTGATGTGGAATTAAACAAGGAATTAGAACAGTGGAATGAAATGCTAAGAAATGACACCATAAAATTGTGCCAGGAGAACAATTTTAATACAGGATTCTTTGAGGGTAGTGATACTAATTGTGTTGTTGATGCTTATGAGCTGAAG GTCAGGCTTGAACACATTCTTGAGAGGATATCATTGATATCAGATGCTGCAAACACAGAAAAACCATCTCCAATTTCAGGCAGCCTGTACATAGGTGGGGCCCTTGCTGCAAGATCGTTGTACACTCTGCAACATTTAGGAATTACACACATCTTGTGCTTGTGTGCTAATGAAATTGGACAGTCAGATTCTCAGTTCCCTGAGTTATTTGAGTACAAAAATTTTTCT GTCTGCGACAATGAAGATACACTGATCAATGATATCTTCGAAGAAGCACATGATTTTATTGATCATGTTGAACAAACGGGTGGAAAGGTTTTGGTTCATTGCTTTGAAGGCAAAAGCAGGAGTGCTACTCTAGTTCTTGCTTACCTTATGCTCAGGAA AAACTACACTTTACTGGAAGCTTGGAATGCCTTGAAACGAGTGCACCGTCGAGCCCAACCTAATGATGGATTTGCAAAGGTTCTTTTGGACCTAGATTTGAAACTGCATGGTAAAGTTTCAATGGAATGGCAACAACGAAAACCAACAATGAAGGTTTGCCCCATATGCGGCAAGAACGCTGGCTTGAGCAGTAGCTCACTGAAGCTTCATTTGCAGAAGTCACACAAGAAACTTTCATCTGGGAGTGTAGACAGTGCCATGACAATGGAAATACAGAAAGCACTGGATGCACTGAAGATTAGTCGAGGTGGAAGTGTCAGCCCCACAGAAAGGCAATCGCGGTCTATGATAGATGAGTTGGAGCACTGA
- the LOC113739692 gene encoding dual specificity protein phosphatase PHS1 isoform X2, whose product MGSEKIENLHHFQKEEEDKELDPESEEPEAPLPLTVTSRVLYMLGDITAGPAYRFAQWLELVRKRSGKYRSSGFPHRQHRADIMPLSSGESKSDVRSSPPEQATEVSLWERLGKAAMLDIESSSFSWNMLSSLHHTEHGSGTTEQSEDEMNKAVEVTVNSGGVVFFALFNQPENDESSFKEAAAVIKIASSRMATQSERLGYEFAKWLGVRTPQARVIHHCSSEWLQIKEAAEKAKDAAISEGDEAGEITCSELLEALELSRCLLLMNYIHGSPLLESSNAFESREAAEKIAAALGRVLMLDLVIRNEDRLPCRSLRWRGNSANLLLADKIATANMDALEVAFDSAINRYRPKVIRALQKERRATSVDSRLTPPNSVLVSQSSDISDITESPISSNVGIKIQTSTEITGPHFHIVAIDSGVPRRPPAGKRANDQENYPKLVELLINSPEYASNLLYELSAGRIGCPPEDSDAMTGSSLTDPTSVIHAFRSGFRAALRDLQGFHIFLLTLHQKLDTLLRTFINITNKASGDLDQEDFMVPQSPSQAGGVGFHLPSPSSKERSASESNSDLNEYESHNTASKSSGCRDSPDSAPPHLRDGWHGKSSKGGGEPIHSLRLTSKLRDFHKFAKVDVELNKELEQWNEMLRNDTIKLCQENNFNTGFFEGSDTNCVVDAYELKVRLEHILERISLISDAANTEKPSPISGSLYIGGALAARSLYTLQHLGITHILCLCANEIGQSDSQFPELFEYKNFSVCDNEDTLINDIFEEAHDFIDHVEQTGGKVLVHCFEGKSRSATLVLAYLMLRKNYTLLEAWNALKRVHRRAQPNDGFAKVLLDLDLKLHGKVSMEWQQRKPTMKVCPICGKNAGLSSSSLKLHLQKSHKKLSSGSVDSAMTMEIQKALDALKISRGGSVSPTERQSRSMIDELEH is encoded by the exons atgggcaGCGAGAAGATAGAAAACCTTCACCATTTTCAG aaagaagaagaagataaggAACTTGATCCGGAATCTGAGGAGCCCGAGGCCCCTTTGCCCCTCACTGTCACTTCTCGG GTCTTGTATATGCTGGGGGACATCACAGCGGGGCCAGCATACCGGTTTGCGCAATGGCTTGAGCTTGTTCGCAAGCGGAGCGGGAAGTACCGGTCCTCGGGGTTCCCACACAGACAGCACAGAGCAGATATTATGCCCTTGAG TTCAGGAGAGTCAAAGTCTGATGTTAGAAGTTCTCCTCCTGAGCAAGCTACCGAAGTAAGTTTGTGGGAAAGACTTGGCAAGGCTGCCATGTTGGATATTGAATCAAGCTCTTTTTCGTGGAACATGCTTTCTTCACTTCATCACACTGAACATGGTAGTGGTACTACTGAACAATCGGAGGATGAAATGAATAAAGCAGTAGAG GTCACTGTAAATTCTGGGGGAGTAGTCTTTTTTGCACTGTTCAACcaacctgaaaatgatgaatcttcTTTCAAAGAGGCTGCAGCTGTTATAAAGATAGCATCTTCTAGGATGGCCACTCAATCGGAACGCCTTGGCTATGAATTTGCAAAGTGGCTAGGTGTTCGAACTCCACAA GCCAGAGTTATTCACCATTGTAGTTCTGAGTGGCTACAGATCAAGGAAGCTGCAGAAAAAGCAAAAGATGCTGCAATTTCCGAAGGAGATGAAGCTGGTGAAATTACGTGTTCAGAGCTACTAGAAGCTCTTGAACTCAGTCGATGCCTTTTGCTAATGAA TTACATACATGGTTCTCCTCTGTTAGAAAGCTCTAATGCTTTTGAGTCACGAGAGGCTGCAGAAAAAATAGCAGCAGCCCTTGGCAGGGTTTTGATGTTGGACCTTGTCATAAGAAATGAAGACCGACTTCCTTGTCGTAGTCTTCGGTGGCGTGGAAATTCCGCAAACTTGTTGTTGGCTGATAAAATAGCTACTGCAAACATGGATGCGCTGGAGGTCGCATTTGATTCTGCAATTAATAGATATCGTCCAAAAGTCATCCGAGCACTTCAGAAAGAAAGAAGGGCAACTTCAGTGGATAGTAGGTTGACTCCTCCTAATTCAGTACTGGTGTCGCAGAGTTCTGATATTTCTGATATCACTGAATCTCCAATATCTAGCAATGTCGGTATCAAAATTCAAACATCAACTGAAATAACTGGTCCCCATTTTCATATTGTGGCCATAGACTCTGGGGTTCCTCGTAGGCCCCCTGCTGGAAAACGTGCAAATGATCAAGAAAATTATCCTAAGTTGGTTGAGCTCCTCATCAACAGTCCTGAATATGCCTCAAATCTCTTATATGAATTAAGTGCTGGGAGGATTGGTTGTCCGCCGGAAGATTCTGATGCAATGACTGGTTCAAGTTTGACTGACCCGACTTCAGTTATTCATGCATTCAGGAGTGGGTTCCGTGCAGCTCTGAGAGACTTGCAAGGATTTCATATTTTCCTACTCACCCTTCACCAAAAACTAGATACTCTGTTGCGAACATTCATTAATATCACAAACAAAGCTTCGGGGGATTTGGACCAAGAAGATTTTATGGTTCCTCAATCACCATCACAGGCTGGTGGAGTTGGCTTTCATTTGCCTTCTCCATCAAGCAAGGAACGAAGTGCAAGCGAGAGCAATTCTGATCTAAATGAGTATGAATCACACAACACAGCTTCTAAATCTTCAGGATGTAGAGATAGCCCAGATTCTGCCCCTCCTCATTTACGTGATGGTTGGCATGGAAAGTCCAGCAAAGGGGGTGGGGAACCCATACACAGCCTGCGTTTGACGTCAAAGCTCCGTGACTTTCACAAATTTGCTAAG GTTGATGTGGAATTAAACAAGGAATTAGAACAGTGGAATGAAATGCTAAGAAATGACACCATAAAATTGTGCCAGGAGAACAATTTTAATACAGGATTCTTTGAGGGTAGTGATACTAATTGTGTTGTTGATGCTTATGAGCTGAAG GTCAGGCTTGAACACATTCTTGAGAGGATATCATTGATATCAGATGCTGCAAACACAGAAAAACCATCTCCAATTTCAGGCAGCCTGTACATAGGTGGGGCCCTTGCTGCAAGATCGTTGTACACTCTGCAACATTTAGGAATTACACACATCTTGTGCTTGTGTGCTAATGAAATTGGACAGTCAGATTCTCAGTTCCCTGAGTTATTTGAGTACAAAAATTTTTCT GTCTGCGACAATGAAGATACACTGATCAATGATATCTTCGAAGAAGCACATGATTTTATTGATCATGTTGAACAAACGGGTGGAAAGGTTTTGGTTCATTGCTTTGAAGGCAAAAGCAGGAGTGCTACTCTAGTTCTTGCTTACCTTATGCTCAGGAA AAACTACACTTTACTGGAAGCTTGGAATGCCTTGAAACGAGTGCACCGTCGAGCCCAACCTAATGATGGATTTGCAAAGGTTCTTTTGGACCTAGATTTGAAACTGCATGGTAAAGTTTCAATGGAATGGCAACAACGAAAACCAACAATGAAGGTTTGCCCCATATGCGGCAAGAACGCTGGCTTGAGCAGTAGCTCACTGAAGCTTCATTTGCAGAAGTCACACAAGAAACTTTCATCTGGGAGTGTAGACAGTGCCATGACAATGGAAATACAGAAAGCACTGGATGCACTGAAGATTAGTCGAGGTGGAAGTGTCAGCCCCACAGAAAGGCAATCGCGGTCTATGATAGATGAGTTGGAGCACTGA